The Carassius gibelio isolate Cgi1373 ecotype wild population from Czech Republic chromosome A24, carGib1.2-hapl.c, whole genome shotgun sequence genome window below encodes:
- the mak gene encoding serine/threonine-protein kinase MAK isoform X9, producing MKPENLLCMGPELVKIADFGLAREIRSRPPYTDYVSTRWYRAPEVLLRSPVYSSPIDIWAVGCIIAELYTLRPLFPGNSEVDEIFKICQVLGTVKKSDWPEGYQLAAAMNFRFPQCVPTPLKTLIPNATNEALDLMRDLLQWDPKKRPSAAKALRYPYFQVGQVLGPLPMTPDVRKAQIKMTLPSEPRSELQSVSEQVLPSQTKGQSRNSHQPLQQILLPQSLSQTDPLAPYTQKVVGAENNLIGLKNGRRRWGQTNMKPSDSWDESDCSDSAASLSKKPSKGPEEEKTATQTKDQKPLYTFSTVTKLPNTSRLNQPDFSHQSTSSARQHYLRQSRYLPGLISKNTPYLSNKESQQDLWDTSAPLNKPLAPIGVAPVSRIGPGNIVTTTYNLSGGYIPSFQKKEVGTVGQRIQLAPLGHQHALDLSATADSKTGKAKPSKSKPSSTVSVSEISEDYEGWKRRADRTHHKGTSYSALGKNSTNLITRAPPVQPVHGRVDWAAKYGSHR from the exons ATGAAACCGGAAAATTTGCTATGTATGGGTCCAGAGCTGGTGAAAATTGCTGATTTTGGATTGGCTCGGGAGATCCGCTCTCGACCTCCTTATACAGACTATGTTTCAACAAGATG GTATCGAGCTCCAGAGGTGTTATTGAGGTCGCCAGTGTATAGCTCACCAATAGACATCTGGGCAGTAGGTTGTATCATAGCTGAACTCTACACGCTTCGACCTCTGTTTCCTGGCAACAGTGAGGTGGATGAGATCTTCAAGATCTGCCAGGTTCTTGGTACAGTAAAGAAG TCAGACTGGCCAGAGGGTTATCAGCTTGCTGCTGCAATGAACTTCCGCTTCCCCCAGTGTGTTCCTACACCACTGAAAACTCTGATCCCCAATGCCACCAATGAGGCTTTAGACCTCATGAGAGATCTTCTCCAGTGGGACCCAAAGAAAAGACCCTCTGCTGCAAAg GCACTCAGATACCCATACTTTCAAGTAGGACAAGTTCTTGGCCCCCTACCCATGACTCCTGATGTACGGAAGGCTCAGATAAAGATGACTCTGCCTAGTGAACCCAGATCAGAGCTGCAGTCTGTCTCAGAACAAGTGCTGCCATCACAGACTAAAGGCCAAAGCAGAAACTCCCATCAGCCACTGCAGCAGATTCTTCTGCCCCAGTCTCTTTCTCAGACAGACCCTCTCGCTCCATACACACAAAAG GTGGTCGGGGCTGAGAACAATTTGATTGGGCTGAAGAATGGACGAAGAAGGTGGGGACAGACCAACATGAAACCCTCAGACAGCTGGGATGAGTCTGACTGTTCTGATTCTGCAGCTTCTCTCTCTAAAAAACCCAGCAAAGGCCCAGAGGAGGAGAAAACTGCTACACA GACCAAGGACCAGAAACCCCTTTATACATTTAGCACTGTAACCAAATTACCAAACACCAGCAGACTGAACCAGCCAGACTTTAGTCACCAGAGCACCTCTTCAGCCAGACAACATTACCTTCGCCAGTCCAGATACCTGCCAG GGCTAATAAGCAAGAACACGCCATATCTGAGCAACAAGGAATCTCAACAAGACTTGTGGGACACCTCAGCTCCATTGAACAAACCTCTTGCACCCATTGGAGTAGCACCAGTGTCTAGAATCGGCCCAG GAAATATTGTTACAACCACATACAATCTTTCTGGAGGATATATACCTTCTTTCCAGAAGAAGGAAGTGGGAACTGTAGGACAAAGGATTCAGCTCGCCCCTCTTGGACACCAGCATGCAC TTGATCTCTCTGCCACTGCTGACTCAAAAACTGGCAAAGCTAAACCTTCAAAGTCCAAACCTTCCTCTACAGTTTCAGTCAGTGAGATCTCTGAAG ATTATGAAGGATGGAAGAGGAGAGCTGATCGAACCCATCATAAAGGAACAAGTTACTCGGCTCTGGGCAAAAACTCTACCAATCTCATTACTCGTGCTCCACCAGTTCAGCCAGTGCATGGGCGGGTCGACTGGGCTGCAAAATATGGAAGCCATCGCTAA
- the mak gene encoding serine/threonine-protein kinase MAK isoform X5: MNRYTTLKQLGDGTYGSVLMGKSNESGELVAIKRMKRKFYSWEECMNLREVKSLKKLNHANVVKLKEVIRENDHLYFVFEYMKENLYQLMKDRENKMFTENEIRNIMFQVLSGLAFVHKHGFFHRDMKPENLLCMGPELVKIADFGLAREIRSRPPYTDYVSTRWYRAPEVLLRSPVYSSPIDIWAVGCIIAELYTLRPLFPGNSEVDEIFKICQVLGTVKKSDWPEGYQLAAAMNFRFPQCVPTPLKTLIPNATNEALDLMRDLLQWDPKKRPSAAKALRYPYFQVGQVLGPLPMTPDVRKAQIKMTLPSEPRSELQSVSEQVLPSQTKGQSRNSHQPLQQILLPQSLSQTDPLAPYTQKVVGAENNLIGLKNGRRRWGQTNMKPSDSWDESDCSDSAASLSKKPSKGPEEEKTATQTKDQKPLYTFSTVTKLPNTSRLNQPDFSHQSTSSARQHYLRQSRYLPGNIVTTTYNLSGGYIPSFQKKEVGTVGQRIQLAPLGHQHALDLSATADSKTGKAKPSKSKPSSTVSVSEISEDYEGWKRRADRTHHKGTSYSALGKNSTNLITRAPPVQPVHGRVDWAAKYGSHR; this comes from the exons AATGAAGAGGAAGTTCTACTCTTGGGAGGAGTGCATGAATTTAAGGGAGGTCAAG tCACTGAAGAAACTGAATCATGCTAATGTGGTGAAGTTAAAGGAGGTGATACGAGAGAATGACCACTTGTACTTTGTCTTTGAATACATGAAAGAAAACCTCTACCAGCTCATGAAAGACAG GGAAAATAAGATGTTTACTGAGAATGAAATAAGGAACATCATGTTTCAAGTTCTCTCTGGTTTGGCATTTGTGCACAAGCATG GATTTTTTCACCGGGATATGAAACCGGAAAATTTGCTATGTATGGGTCCAGAGCTGGTGAAAATTGCTGATTTTGGATTGGCTCGGGAGATCCGCTCTCGACCTCCTTATACAGACTATGTTTCAACAAGATG GTATCGAGCTCCAGAGGTGTTATTGAGGTCGCCAGTGTATAGCTCACCAATAGACATCTGGGCAGTAGGTTGTATCATAGCTGAACTCTACACGCTTCGACCTCTGTTTCCTGGCAACAGTGAGGTGGATGAGATCTTCAAGATCTGCCAGGTTCTTGGTACAGTAAAGAAG TCAGACTGGCCAGAGGGTTATCAGCTTGCTGCTGCAATGAACTTCCGCTTCCCCCAGTGTGTTCCTACACCACTGAAAACTCTGATCCCCAATGCCACCAATGAGGCTTTAGACCTCATGAGAGATCTTCTCCAGTGGGACCCAAAGAAAAGACCCTCTGCTGCAAAg GCACTCAGATACCCATACTTTCAAGTAGGACAAGTTCTTGGCCCCCTACCCATGACTCCTGATGTACGGAAGGCTCAGATAAAGATGACTCTGCCTAGTGAACCCAGATCAGAGCTGCAGTCTGTCTCAGAACAAGTGCTGCCATCACAGACTAAAGGCCAAAGCAGAAACTCCCATCAGCCACTGCAGCAGATTCTTCTGCCCCAGTCTCTTTCTCAGACAGACCCTCTCGCTCCATACACACAAAAG GTGGTCGGGGCTGAGAACAATTTGATTGGGCTGAAGAATGGACGAAGAAGGTGGGGACAGACCAACATGAAACCCTCAGACAGCTGGGATGAGTCTGACTGTTCTGATTCTGCAGCTTCTCTCTCTAAAAAACCCAGCAAAGGCCCAGAGGAGGAGAAAACTGCTACACA GACCAAGGACCAGAAACCCCTTTATACATTTAGCACTGTAACCAAATTACCAAACACCAGCAGACTGAACCAGCCAGACTTTAGTCACCAGAGCACCTCTTCAGCCAGACAACATTACCTTCGCCAGTCCAGATACCTGCCAG GAAATATTGTTACAACCACATACAATCTTTCTGGAGGATATATACCTTCTTTCCAGAAGAAGGAAGTGGGAACTGTAGGACAAAGGATTCAGCTCGCCCCTCTTGGACACCAGCATGCAC TTGATCTCTCTGCCACTGCTGACTCAAAAACTGGCAAAGCTAAACCTTCAAAGTCCAAACCTTCCTCTACAGTTTCAGTCAGTGAGATCTCTGAAG ATTATGAAGGATGGAAGAGGAGAGCTGATCGAACCCATCATAAAGGAACAAGTTACTCGGCTCTGGGCAAAAACTCTACCAATCTCATTACTCGTGCTCCACCAGTTCAGCCAGTGCATGGGCGGGTCGACTGGGCTGCAAAATATGGAAGCCATCGCTAA
- the mak gene encoding serine/threonine-protein kinase MAK isoform X8: MNRYTTLKQLGDGTYGSVLMGKSNESGELVAIKRMKRKFYSWEECMNLREVKSLKKLNHANVVKLKEVIRENDHLYFVFEYMKENLYQLMKDRENKMFTENEIRNIMFQVLSGLAFVHKHGFFHRDMKPENLLCMGPELVKIADFGLAREIRSRPPYTDYVSTRWYRAPEVLLRSPVYSSPIDIWAVGCIIAELYTLRPLFPGNSEVDEIFKICQVLGTVKKSDWPEGYQLAAAMNFRFPQCVPTPLKTLIPNATNEALDLMRDLLQWDPKKRPSAAKALRYPYFQVGQVLGPLPMTPDVRKAQIKMTLPSEPRSELQSVSEQVLPSQTKGQSRNSHQPLQQILLPQSLSQTDPLAPYTQKVVGAENNLIGLKNGRRRWGQTNMKPSDSWDESDCSDSAASLSKKPSKGPEEEKTATQTKDQKPLYTFSTVTKLPNTSRLNQPDFSHQSTSSARQHYLRQSRYLPGLISKNTPYLSNKESQQDLWDTSAPLNKPLAPIGVAPVSRIGPDESNRSYLKKKILAPPSLAMEVSGCWL, encoded by the exons AATGAAGAGGAAGTTCTACTCTTGGGAGGAGTGCATGAATTTAAGGGAGGTCAAG tCACTGAAGAAACTGAATCATGCTAATGTGGTGAAGTTAAAGGAGGTGATACGAGAGAATGACCACTTGTACTTTGTCTTTGAATACATGAAAGAAAACCTCTACCAGCTCATGAAAGACAG GGAAAATAAGATGTTTACTGAGAATGAAATAAGGAACATCATGTTTCAAGTTCTCTCTGGTTTGGCATTTGTGCACAAGCATG GATTTTTTCACCGGGATATGAAACCGGAAAATTTGCTATGTATGGGTCCAGAGCTGGTGAAAATTGCTGATTTTGGATTGGCTCGGGAGATCCGCTCTCGACCTCCTTATACAGACTATGTTTCAACAAGATG GTATCGAGCTCCAGAGGTGTTATTGAGGTCGCCAGTGTATAGCTCACCAATAGACATCTGGGCAGTAGGTTGTATCATAGCTGAACTCTACACGCTTCGACCTCTGTTTCCTGGCAACAGTGAGGTGGATGAGATCTTCAAGATCTGCCAGGTTCTTGGTACAGTAAAGAAG TCAGACTGGCCAGAGGGTTATCAGCTTGCTGCTGCAATGAACTTCCGCTTCCCCCAGTGTGTTCCTACACCACTGAAAACTCTGATCCCCAATGCCACCAATGAGGCTTTAGACCTCATGAGAGATCTTCTCCAGTGGGACCCAAAGAAAAGACCCTCTGCTGCAAAg GCACTCAGATACCCATACTTTCAAGTAGGACAAGTTCTTGGCCCCCTACCCATGACTCCTGATGTACGGAAGGCTCAGATAAAGATGACTCTGCCTAGTGAACCCAGATCAGAGCTGCAGTCTGTCTCAGAACAAGTGCTGCCATCACAGACTAAAGGCCAAAGCAGAAACTCCCATCAGCCACTGCAGCAGATTCTTCTGCCCCAGTCTCTTTCTCAGACAGACCCTCTCGCTCCATACACACAAAAG GTGGTCGGGGCTGAGAACAATTTGATTGGGCTGAAGAATGGACGAAGAAGGTGGGGACAGACCAACATGAAACCCTCAGACAGCTGGGATGAGTCTGACTGTTCTGATTCTGCAGCTTCTCTCTCTAAAAAACCCAGCAAAGGCCCAGAGGAGGAGAAAACTGCTACACA GACCAAGGACCAGAAACCCCTTTATACATTTAGCACTGTAACCAAATTACCAAACACCAGCAGACTGAACCAGCCAGACTTTAGTCACCAGAGCACCTCTTCAGCCAGACAACATTACCTTCGCCAGTCCAGATACCTGCCAG GGCTAATAAGCAAGAACACGCCATATCTGAGCAACAAGGAATCTCAACAAGACTTGTGGGACACCTCAGCTCCATTGAACAAACCTCTTGCACCCATTGGAGTAGCACCAGTGTCTAGAATCGGCCCAG acgaatctaatcggagttatttaaaaaaaaaaatcctggcccCTCCAAGCCTTGCAATGGAGGTAAGTGGGTGTTGGTTGTAA